One Streptomyces sp. NBC_01237 genomic region harbors:
- a CDS encoding DUF7848 domain-containing protein, whose amino-acid sequence MTRSVLRYVEHRISRHPGTDVTFEAECLRCDWQAPAADDGAAVDIECMSHTGRTGHQGFRRWCTSFAWVERAG is encoded by the coding sequence ATGACGCGCTCGGTACTGCGGTACGTGGAACACCGCATCAGCCGTCACCCGGGGACGGACGTGACCTTCGAGGCCGAGTGCCTGCGCTGCGACTGGCAGGCGCCGGCCGCGGACGACGGAGCAGCGGTGGACATCGAGTGCATGAGCCACACAGGCCGAACGGGGCACCAAGGTTTCCGCCGCTGGTGCACGTCCTTCGCGTGGGTTGAGCGCGCGGGATAG
- a CDS encoding DUF6879 family protein has product MISSSSNLVERFKTFEREAFRLEILDDYNVPSSAENLRAFLAGEPQPEDYNAGWVETVRSATQAGKRMYRVHIASRPLTDYLRYELGWGYLKNMTGGEEFFILDITEKPNPLEGVPDFWLFDETSPVVMNYDDTGAFLGPDFLDAGRAADFVRYRDTALAHAEPFSEWWAKYGG; this is encoded by the coding sequence GTGATCAGCTCATCTAGCAACCTGGTGGAGCGGTTCAAGACGTTCGAGCGGGAAGCGTTCCGGTTGGAGATCCTGGACGACTACAACGTGCCGTCGAGCGCGGAGAACCTGCGTGCGTTCCTCGCCGGTGAGCCGCAGCCGGAGGACTACAACGCTGGTTGGGTCGAGACCGTTCGATCCGCCACGCAGGCCGGCAAGCGGATGTACCGGGTGCACATCGCCTCCCGACCGTTGACGGACTACCTCCGCTACGAGCTCGGCTGGGGGTATCTGAAGAACATGACGGGCGGTGAGGAGTTCTTCATCCTGGACATCACCGAGAAGCCGAACCCCCTGGAAGGGGTGCCGGACTTCTGGCTGTTCGACGAGACCTCCCCGGTCGTCATGAACTACGACGACACGGGTGCGTTCCTCGGGCCGGATTTCCTTGATGCCGGGCGCGCGGCGGACTTCGTCCGCTACCGGGACACGGCTCTCGCTCATGCCGAGCCGTTCTCCGAATGGTGGGCGAAGTACGGCGGGTGA
- a CDS encoding recombinase family protein — protein sequence MAETTTTTGHLIGYVRVSTDDQEAQLQLDALTAAGCARIFEDRASGKNTDRPELRAALDYARPGDTLCVWKLDRFARSLIDLVTMVDTLGERGIGFKVLTGALASIDPGTADGRLMLQVFGAMAEFERSLIKERTRAGLDAARAQGRTGGRPTVVNEDVLTVARARKAKGESVSATAKALSISRATLYRHLTEDV from the coding sequence ATGGCAGAGACCACCACGACAACCGGTCATCTCATTGGATACGTCCGCGTCTCGACTGACGACCAGGAGGCACAGCTCCAGCTCGACGCGCTGACGGCAGCAGGGTGCGCCCGGATCTTCGAGGACAGAGCATCAGGCAAGAACACCGACCGTCCGGAACTACGAGCTGCCCTCGACTACGCCCGCCCCGGCGACACCTTGTGCGTGTGGAAATTGGACCGCTTCGCGCGGTCACTCATCGACCTCGTGACGATGGTTGACACGCTCGGGGAGCGAGGAATCGGCTTCAAAGTGCTGACGGGCGCACTGGCGAGCATCGACCCAGGTACGGCGGACGGCCGACTCATGCTTCAGGTGTTCGGTGCGATGGCCGAGTTCGAGCGCAGCCTCATCAAGGAACGCACCCGCGCCGGACTCGACGCGGCCAGGGCCCAGGGGCGCACCGGAGGTCGGCCGACGGTCGTGAACGAGGATGTCCTCACCGTCGCCCGTGCCAGGAAGGCGAAGGGTGAGAGCGTCAGCGCCACCGCCAAGGCCCTCAGCATCTCCCGCGCCACCTTGTACCGCCATCTGACCGAGGACGTCTGA
- a CDS encoding helix-turn-helix domain-containing protein, which yields MNRTELGSALRALRQASGKEAKAVARSAVMSTAKLSKIENGHVAPSVVDVERILTALDVSEQVKAEYMAAARAQATEATAWRLFRRMGFHRKQEEIRALEASMKLLRLFQPSLVPGLLQTPEYVRAVLQGKGLSEDQLARTIGARIERQRVLYDTGKQLRFVITEPVLRWRLLPPTMMAGQLDRIASVSRLPNVDVRVVPLDRPQTDVPGHSFVIRGDRMVTVETTHAEVIVTDPRDVALYVDKYERFASAATVGDAMRAMLADIRDGFLRERETG from the coding sequence GTGAACAGAACCGAACTGGGATCGGCGCTCCGGGCGCTCCGGCAGGCATCCGGCAAGGAAGCCAAGGCCGTCGCACGCAGCGCCGTCATGTCCACCGCCAAGCTGTCGAAGATCGAGAACGGCCATGTGGCGCCCAGTGTGGTGGACGTGGAACGCATCCTTACGGCCTTGGACGTGTCCGAGCAGGTCAAGGCCGAGTACATGGCCGCGGCGCGTGCTCAGGCCACGGAGGCGACGGCCTGGCGGCTGTTCCGGCGTATGGGCTTCCACCGGAAGCAGGAGGAGATCCGGGCGCTGGAAGCCTCGATGAAGCTTCTGCGGCTGTTCCAGCCGTCCCTGGTCCCTGGGCTGTTGCAGACACCCGAATACGTACGCGCCGTGTTGCAAGGCAAGGGACTGAGCGAGGACCAGCTTGCTCGCACCATCGGAGCTCGGATCGAGCGTCAACGGGTGCTGTACGACACCGGCAAACAGCTCCGCTTCGTCATCACGGAACCCGTACTGCGCTGGCGTCTTCTCCCGCCCACGATGATGGCCGGACAGCTGGACCGCATCGCATCCGTCTCCCGCCTGCCGAACGTGGACGTCCGAGTCGTCCCCCTGGACCGTCCGCAGACCGACGTGCCGGGGCACTCCTTCGTTATTCGGGGCGACCGCATGGTGACGGTCGAGACCACGCACGCCGAGGTGATTGTGACCGATCCCAGGGATGTCGCCCTGTACGTCGACAAGTACGAGCGCTTCGCCTCAGCGGCCACCGTCGGCGACGCAATGCGAGCGATGCTCGCTGACATCCGGGACGGATTCTTGCGCGAACGGGAAACAGGCTAG